CAGCGACGAAATGGATGTTATCAACCTTTCATTAGGAGCTTCAGTCAATGATCCGCTCTATCCAACATCTGTAGCCATTAATAACGCCATGCTCTCCGGTGTCGTATCCGTCGTATCTGCCGGAAACGCGGGACCAAATGAAAAAACGGTTGGTTCACCGGGAACCAGTGCTTTTGGAATTTCAGTCGGTGCATCTGACGCTGCCATTTCCATCCCGTCATTTACTGCTGCTGTGAATGACATCCGCTTTGAATCTATGAAGCTATTAGGCAAAAATTTTGCGGATCAGTTAAATGAACTTGAAGGTCAAACGCTGCCATTCATCTATGCAGGACTTGGAAACCCAGCAGATTTTGATGGAAAAGATTTCAATGGAAAAGTCGCTCTTATTGAGCGCGGCGTGCTGACATTTGATGCTAAAGTTCAAAATGCTAAGAATGCCGGGGCAGCGGCTGTCATTATTTACAACAATGCAGATGGCGACATTCCAACCTACATTGGTGAAAATACAAAGTACGTTCCAACCTTCCAGCTGTCAAAAGCAGACGGTGAAAAAATCAAGGGATTAACAGAATCCTCCATTACCTTTAATGAGTTAAAAGAAGTAAAAACAGAAGGTGATTCCCTTGCAGACTTCAGCTCAAGAGGACCTGTGAACGGAAATTACGATATCAAGCCTGATATTGTTGCTCCAGGGGTGTCTATTTTCTCTACTTATCCTGAGTATATGAATCATCCAGAAGACGGAAATGACTACACAGCAGCATACACGCGGATGCAAGGAACTTCTATGGCCGCTCCGCATATTACGGGTGTAGCAGCTCTAGTTCTGCAGCAGAATCCTGATCTTGATCCTTTTGAAGTAAAAACGGCTATTATGAATACAGCTGATGACCTTAAACAGAATTATTCCGTTTTTGAAGTCGGTGCCGGTCGCGTAGATGCTTACAATGCGGTACATTCCAAAGTTTCGGTTAAAGTGCTGGATACGACAGAAAATATTGAGAATGGTGAATATGTGGACATTCCTGAAGTTACAGGATCGATCGGTTATGGTTCCCGCTATACAAAAGAAGGAGCTGCAGTGAAAGACAGCAGAACCCTCCAAATTGTAAACAAAACCGGCAAAGCTCAGACTTACCGTACAGATGTGGAATATCATCAAGCAAGAAAAGGTGTTCAGGATGCCATTGAAAATAAAATTCAGGTAGCTGTCCCAGATACCCTTAAAGTTGGAGCCGGAAAAACGAAAGATATTCAAGCTAAAATTACGGTCCCGGAAAACGCGGAAATCGGCCGTTACGAAGGATATATTCATTTAGTGAATGAACAAAATCCTGAAGAGAAATTTCAAGTTCCTTTTGCGATCCGAGTCACTGACAAAGGAATAGACTATACGGAACTATTGCAGCCATCCGTCACAAACGATACGCAGTTCCATCAATATGCATCACCCGGTTCTCCAATGATCTTTAAGCTGAAAAGTCCATTAAAGCAGTTTGATCTTGTATTAAAAGACGCAAAAACGGGTGAGCCATTAGGTATAACCGGAAGCTTCGACGGAACAAACGCTGTTCCGGACCGTGAATATTTCATTAGGCTTGCTTTTAGAGGAATTATTTTCCCATTTACAGGAAATGAAGACCAGCCTATTTCAGAGGCACCTGTAAGAGTCCCTGCTGGTGAATATTCTTTAGAAATGATCGGTCATGATGAAGATGGTAAAACATACAGCGTTGCAAACGTTGCTGTAGTTGATAATACTCCGCCTAAAGTAGATCTTGATGTAGAGCCGGGTGTTGTGGAAATTGACGACAGCATGCTGACAGAGGAAGATGGCTACCGCGGACTGTGGGTTCACGGCAGTATAACAGATTCAACTGTGGATCTGCTCGCATCAAAAGGCTATGATTATACACAAAAATCAAATACAGCTGCTTATTATGAAAACAACGGACCGTTTATTGGGGGCTTTCTGAAGCTTGAGGATAATGGCGATACGAAATTCGGCGTCCTTCCTGAAGAATACGAAACAAAGCCTTATCAGCTTCGTATTTTCCCTTGGGATATTGCGACTGCAGCCAATGTTTTTGCTTCACCTAACTATGTATTTATGAAAGAAGGCACAGAGCACGCAACAAACCGCTATAACAAACAAAGTGTGAAAATCGGCAGTGAAATTACGATGACTCTTGACTTGAATAATGTGAAACGATTTATGTCCGGTGAATTTGAAATTGACAATACGTACTCTGATATTTTTAAATTCCAAAGTGTAAAAGTAAATAGAGCCTTCGATGCTCTTGCTAAGCAAAAAGGAGTTAAGGTAGACCTTCATGAAGCAGAAGTGACCGAAAAATCCGTAAAAGTTGGAGCTTCCTTATCTAAAGAAGGCTTCAAAGGATTCGACGGTGATCTTCCATTCTTGGATGTAACCTTTAAGATAATCGATGATACGTTTTACAGTTCATTGGCACTTTTCAACGTGACTAAGCTTTCATACATCAAAGCTGGACAAACGGAGCCGACTATTTTGCCTGCTTACAGCTTAGAAAGATTTAATTTCATCTCCAAACACTCACAAGTTACGGGTTCTATTTCCCCAGAAGCATTTTTGACTTCGGGAGGCTATTTAGAGAATAAAAATGATTACAGTAAAATGGGCTTCAGAGTATACGCAAAAGCAGCTGACGGCAGCACCTATCCGGGAACAATCGATGAAAGAGGCCAGTTTAAAATTCCAGGAATCCCAGTTTCTAAAGATTTCCATACAGTTTATATTGAAGCAAACGGCCATACAATAACTGCAACTAAAGTAATGCTGAGCAAGCCGGTAGATGGAAAGCTATATGGCATCAGCCAAAGAATCAATCCAAATACAAATCTTGCTGGAGATATCAACCGGGATGAAATGATTGATATCCGTGACCTCGAGATTGCAGTCAATCATTACGGCAAAACAAATCCAAGCAATCCAAACCTTGATATAGACCAAGACGGTATCGTTGGAGAAACAGACGTACGTTTTATAGAAAAGAATTTCCTAGCAATTGGGGCTTTAGCACCTGAAAAAGCCAAACCGAAAGAGAAAATCGGCAAAAATGGTCTTGCTGAATTTTTAAAGAAGATTGGTCTTGCACCTAAAAACAGCTAATATTAGATAAAAAAAGAACAGCAGATTCTGCTGTTCTTTTTTGTTTTATTTCTGAAACAAATCAAAAAGAAGGACCGTCTTATTTATATAAAAACATAAAAGGGGAAATCCATTATGATAAATCTATTAAAGAAATTGGATATGACAAAACAAGACCTGATCTTTGGAATATCAGGCGCTTTGCTTATTGCATCATTTGTACAGATTATTTCTTAGTCGTCTTTCCTTAAACAGGAAGACGTTTTTTATTAGTCTTTTTTTCTGTCCTGCTAGATTCACTCTCAAAACTTTTCTATAATAGTAGAAAAGTTGCAGCCGGGGTGAAACAAATGTTAGAGGGGAAACTGATTAAATTTTATCGCGAAAAAGAAGGATTCACACAAGGTGAACTCGTACAGGGCATTTGCTCTGTCACCCATTTAAGTAAAATTGAACGGGGCATAACGGAGTATTCAGGAGAGATCACTTTTTTACTATCAAAAAGATTAAAAATTGATTTGGAAACAGAAGTGATCCGCTATAACAAACTCAATGAAAAACTGACGGAATGGCACGAAGCGATGATCATGCAAAGAACACAGGAAGTGGAGATTCTTAAAAATGAAATCGAACAGGAAACGCTAAAGGACTTGCCGGATTATTTAATTCTATACCGCTTATTGCTTTCTAAATATTATCTTTTTACAAACCAGCTGGAAAAAGCGAAACAGCTCATTTTCACGTTAAACAAGCAGGAGCACTCTCTTCCCGCATATGAACAGAATCTTCTGAAGCATGTCCTTGGAATCTATTATTTTCTGAGCGCGCAATTCAATGATTGTATACAGATTCTTAAAAGCATTGACCAAACACAATATAATCATCATGAATTCTATTATCACCTTGCGATTGCCTATCACTCCATTCATTCAAATATAACATCCTATTATTACGCGGAAAAAGCCCTTCATTACTTTCGCAGAACGTTAAACATCTTAAGAATCATCGATACTGAAACTATTATGATCGCCCAGCTTAACGCAAAGGAGCTTCATGACTTTGAAGATACGAAGCGAAAGTATGACTCCCTCCTGAAACTGTGTGATGCCTGTAAGGCACAGGACCGGAAGGCAAAGCTCTATCATAACCTTGCGTTTGAACACTCCAGGCGCAAATTATATAGAGAAGCATCTGACATTTATCAGACTGCAATGAGACTCATTACCACTGAAAACCCGCATTATTTAACTACATTCGAAAGCTACCTTTCAGCCTGCCACAAAGGAAAGCTATTGCCTGAGACAGAGCTGATCTCACTTGCTAAAGAAGGATTGCAGCTATGCAAAAAGAGAAATGATAGAAGGTTTGTTGATTTTCAGCTGCTGCTCTACTTATTTCAAAAGCAGGAAATCCGTTATTATCAATATATAGAATCAACTGCCCTAAACCATTTTCGCGACAGCGGCTATAATATCCTTGTTGATCATTACGAGAAGAAATTATTCCATTACTTTTTAAAACACAATGAAACGGAAAAAGCTTTAAATCTCGCTGAATCCTTGCTTAAAGGCAAAAGAAGTTTTTATGATTATGAATGAATTTCTCCGGATGAAAAAACCCCTTATTAAAAGGGGTTTTTGTTGTTTCTCTTCCTCTGTTAACCTTGTATCTTTCTATAATTATTTTAAGTTTGATAAATAATTTAGTAAATAAAAATATATCATTCTTTTTCTCCATTTATACAAAACCTGTAACATCAGCATTTTTAAACCTTAAAACACTTTAATTATCAGAAAAATAAAAATAATTATTGTAAGCCTTTTCATAATTTGGTATCATTCTCTTAGTAAACAATTTAGTAAATATATTGATTTTATTACTAAAAATAAAACAGCCGATGAGAGGTAATACAGATGGCCACTATAAAAGATATTGCCTTATTGTCCAATGTATCGGCTTCTACAGTTTCTAGAGTGCTGAATAATGACAAATTGATTTCGGTACAAGAGGAAACCCGGATGCGGATTTTTGAAGCCGCCAAGGAGCTGGGGTATAAGACAATCTATGAACGCCGAATTACAAAACGAACAGAAAAAAAAAGCCTTAGTATAGGCATCGTGCTTTGCCAATCATTAGAAGAAGAGCTGAATGATCCTTATTTTTTGTCCATCAGGCAAGGAATTGAAGAAGAGCTGAAAAACCAGGGAATCAACAATAGCGCTATGTTCAGATTATATGACATGGAGACGAATCAGATGGTTCGCGACTTAGACGGTATCTTAGTTGTTGGAATTATTAATGATCAGGCATTAAAAATGATCAGTAACCATAGTGATAACGTCGTTTATGTCAATCATTCACCCGATGAAGACCTCTACGATTCTGTCATCATAGATTTTGAAAAAGGGACTGAAAGAGCATTGAGGCATTTCCTGAATGCTGGACACACAGAAATAGGCTTTATTGGAGGAGTTGAGCGTGAGCATTTAAATCATGCAAAGGTAGTGGTTGAAAATCAGCGGCTTATTACCTTTGAGCGAATCATGGAAAAAGAAGGAATACTTAATCAGGAGTCTATTTTTATAGGTGAATTTACAATGGCATCCGGATATGAACTTATGAAAAAAGCATTGAACAATCCTATTTATCCTAAAGCCTTTTTCATTTCAAGTGATCCCATGGCAATTGGAGCATTAAGAGCTGTTCAGGAAGCAGGCCTCTCCGTGCCTGATGATGTTGCCATCATTGGCTTTGATGACATAGAAATGGCCAAATTCTGCAGTACCCCTTTAACGACAGTGAAAGTTCATACAAAAGAAATGGGCAAAACAGGAGTTAAACTTTTAATAGATAGGATTCATGGAAGAAAGATGCCGTTAAAAGTGACCGTATCTACGGAGTTAATCATAAGGCAGAGCTGCGGAGTGTCTCAAGATGCTACATGAAAAGTAAAATTTATAAGTTTCCATATTAAAATTGATAAGGAGGTGATGCGTTGGGAGGAAATCTGCAGACAGAGGTGACAATTAGAAGCTTAATAGTCCTGACTTCTAATTTTTATTAAATCAGAAAATAACAGTGACGGCCAATCACAAATCTACAGGACTATTAAACTTTAACTCCTAATCGATGGAGCCACTATCATTATATAGTAGCCCCATTCTACTATCAAGAATTACAAATTTTTCTCTTTTAGCTGTGGAATTGAAATGCTTATCTAAAAATGAAGAATTTAGTTTGTGCTAATACTAAAGGAATTTGGGGGCCTTTTTATGAAGAAATTATTCAAGGCATTTATTCTTACAGCAGCTATGACTGCAATAGCGTCAGGCTGCAGCAGCCAAGGATCAAGCGGTAATGGAAAAACGGAATTGACACTTTTCTCAACAGTAACCAATGAATCTGATCAAAAAACCCTTACAGCAGTCATTAAAAAATTCGAAGACAAAAATCCGGATATTGATATAAAAGAAAATTATCCGGCTGATGGGTATGAAGGCATGCTTCGTGTAAAAATGGCAGCAAATGATATGCCAGACCTATTCGATACACATGGGTGGGCTAAAAATCGCTACGGTGAATATACAGAAGATTTAAGCAGCATGGCTTGGGCTGAGTCTCTTGATCCTGCTTTAAATCCGATTCTTAAAGACGATTCAGGTAAAGTATATGCCTATCCTCTAAACCAAGCAAAAGACGGTATTACATATAATGCGACTTTATTAGAGGAATACGGGATAGAACCGCCATCTACTTTTGATGAATTTATGAAAGCACTTGAAACGATTAAAAAGAAAAGCAATGGAGAAGTGACACCTCTATGGTTTGCAGGATCAGACAAGTCTGCATTTGGACAATTCTTTGATCAGTTCTCTACCCCATTATTAGTTACAGACAAGGAAAATAACTTTGAAAAAGAATTGCTGGATGGTTCGTTTGATTGGTCGAATTATACGTATTTGCCAGAGAAGCTAAAAGAAATGTTTGATAAGGGACTTCTTAATGAAGATGTTTTAACTGCACAAAACCATCAAATGACTGAACTGATGGCTCAGAATAAAATTGGGTTTATCATCGGCGGGGGGATGCTTGGACCTTCAGTGGAGGAGCTTAATCCTGACGTACAGCTTGGAGTCATCCCTATGCCCGCTATTCACGAAGGTGATGAGCAAAGCTGGATTGGCGGGGAACGGCATACCTTAGCTGTCTGGAAAGATTCAAAGAAAAAAGAAGAGGCAAAAAAATTCATTGAATTTATATCACAGCCTGAAATTGTAAAAGAGATTGCTGAAGGAACATCTCTTCCTCCAGGTTTAACAAACACTGAATCCAAAAATTATTATTCTGAATACTTCGAAAAATATAAAGACATAAAGGTACAGCCCTACTTTGACAGAGTCTTTTTGCCAAGCGGAATGTGGGATCCAATGGGAGCAACTGGTCAAGAGTTATTAACTGGAACAATGACGCCAAAACAGGTTTCAAACAAAATGAGTGAAGAATACGATCGATTATTAAATCAAAAATAAACGTTTGATGTTGCTGATCCGGAAAGGGCAGACAGCATTCTGCCCCTTTCAATTAAATCCCAAATGCCTTAAATAGGAGTTGGAAGGATAATGATTGGAGTCGAAACGCAAAAAACAGCTATAACGAAATCAAAATTAAAAAGCAGATTAAAAAAACAGCAAGAATCCTCTTTATGGTGGATGTACCTCCCTGCCCTTTTTGCAGTCAGTTTTTTCATTCTATATCCTTTTCTTAATGGTTTGAAGATATCGTTTACGAACTGGAATGGATTTTCACAAACCTATGATTATGTTGGATTCAGTCAGTATCTGCGCATGCTGCAGGATCCTGATACCTGGCTTATTGTGAAAAATACCCTGCTTTATGGACTCGGCAGTACATTTTTCCAAAATATCATTGGACTCTTGTATGCCCTGCTCTTGAATCAAAGCATTAAAATGCGTTCTATTACACGGACGATTATCTACTTGCCGGTTATCATCAGTCCTTTAATCATGGGATACATCTGGTATTTCTTCTTTTCTTTTCAGGGAGGAGCATTAAATGACGTACTGGTTTTTCTGGGATTAGATAAAATTAATGCATTAGCAGACCCTGCAATCAATACTTGGATCATTGTATTTGTGAATACGTATCAGTTTGTCGGTGTTGCTATGATTATTTATCTTGCAGGACTGCAGAGCATATCCAAAGATTTCTATGAAGCTGCGCAAATTGATGGTGCATCTTCTCTTCAGCAATTTAAAAATATTACATTGCCGCTGTTGATGCCTTCTATAACAATCAATATGGTGCTGAATATTATCGGAGGTCTAAAATTATTTGATGTCATCGTTGCACTTACAAACGGCGGACCGGGGAATGCCTCACAATCGATGTCTACTTTTATGTACGATCTTTATTTTAATAGACAGGATGCTGGATATGCAGCAACACAAGGTATTTTAATGGCTGTCATTATTTTAGTGATCAGTCTTGCAGCGCTGATGTATTTTAAACGCAAGGAGGTCGAAGCCTAATGGACTATATGAATAAGAGAAAAAAGGCTGTTTTGTCAATTATTGCATCTTTGATTGCTTTATTTCATTTAGTTCCCTTTTACATTTTAATCACGACCTCTTTAAAAGCAAAGGGAGACTTTACTTCAAAATGGATTTTCCCAGATTATTTTACTGTTGAAAATTTTACTGAAGCCTGGAATATGGCAAATCTGGGGAATGCATTTATTAATACGAGTGTTATTACATTTTTTTCAGCATTGCTGCTAATTTTTTTTGGATCTATGGCAGCTTACGCTCTTGCCAGAAGGCAGACGAAATTAAACAAATTTGTTTACATGCTTTTCATCGCGATAATGGTCATTCCCCCTTTAACAGCACTAGTGCCTCTGTATCAGCTTGTTGTTGATATCGGAATGATGAATACGCATGAAATTGCGATTTTTAATAATGTCGCTGCTTATTTGCCTCTTGCCATTTTTCTATATGCCGGTTTCATCCGTTCAACGGTGCCAAAGGAGCTTGAAGAAGCAGCTAAAATCGATGGTGCAAATACACTGGTAATCTTTTTTAAAATCGTATTTCCATTATTAAAACCTGTTACTGCATCGATTTTAATTATCTCCAGTGTTTATATATGGAATGATTATCAATTTGCCATCTTTTTCCTTCAGGCCGAAGAAGTGAAGACATTGACTGTAGCACTGGCAGGATTCTTTGGACAAAATGCAAATAATCTTAATCTCGTTGCAGCAGCTGCCATCATGGCAGTCGCCCCAATGGCCATTCTTTTCTTGCTTTTGCAAAAACATTTTGTAAAAGGATTAGCTTCAGGATCTGTTAAAGGTTAATGACTTAGAGTATCAAATAACGTAAATATAGGAGGAACTATCAATGAAAGTTACTATTATAGGTGCAGGCAGCGTTGTTTTTGCAAAACGTTTAATCTCAGATATTTTAAGTTATTCAGAATTACAGGAAACCACTTTTGCTTTAACGGATATTCATGCGGAGAGGCTTCAGACAGCAGAAAAAATGACGAAATCAATCATTGAGAAAAATGGAAACCTGGCACAAGTCGAGGCTTATTTAGACAGAAAACAGGCACTTGCTGATGCTGATTATGTACTGAATTTAATACAGGTCGGAATGCATGAATCTACCTTGCTTGATTTTGAGATTCCTAGAAAGTACGGTTTAAAACAAACAATTGCAGATACACTCGGAGTAGGCGGAATTTTTAGAGGATTGCGCACAATCCCAGTCCTTCTTGATATATGCAAAGATATGGAAGAGGTATGCCCTGACGCCCTTCTCTTAAATTATACGAACCCTATGGCCATGCTCATGCTGGCAATCCAAAAGGCGACACCGATTAAATCCGTCGGCCTCTGCCACAGTGTTCAAAATACAGCTGAGGAATTGGCATCCTATCTGGGCCTCCCGGTAGATGAGTTAGAATATAAGGTAGCAGGCATTAATCATATGGCTTGGTTTTTAGAGCTTAAGCGAAATGGAAAAGATTTATACCCAGACCTTTTTGAAAGCATGGAAAAAGAAGAAATTTTTGCAAAAGATAAAGTAAGGTTTGAAATGATGAAACGATTAAACTACTTTATTACTGAATCAAGCGAACATATGTCAGAATATACCCCATACTTTATTAAACGTGACAGTTTAATAAAGGACTTTGATATTCCAATCGATGAATACATTAGAAGAAGTGAAGAAAACCTTAAACATTTTGATGAGATGAAGCAGATCATTAACCGAAATGAATCTTTTGAGGTTGAAAAAAGCCACGAATATGGTGCACCTATTATTCATTCCATCGAAACGGGTGTCAACAGGGAGATCTGGGGGAATGTTCTGAACACAAACCTCATATCTAATTTACCGGAAAACGCTTGTGTTGAAGTACCTTGCTTAGTCAATAAACGCGGAATCCAGCCAATTCATATTGGAGATTTGCCGCCTCATTTAGCAGCGATGAATATGACAAATATTAATGTCCAGCAGTTAGTTGTTGAAGCTGTTCTTACAGGAAATATAGACTACGTTTATCAAGCGGTTATGCTTGATCCCCATACCTCGTCTGTTTTGTCACTGAACGAAATCTGGGATATGACTGCTGAGCTGATAGAAGCGCACGGTGATCGATTGCCAAAGTTTA
The window above is part of the Metabacillus dongyingensis genome. Proteins encoded here:
- a CDS encoding S8 family serine peptidase, translating into MKNNKGKKLITGTLAMGLLLSASIPYNTLAENPIKTAKISNVEKVLSNLSEEQRRALEQLDVGPGFTIDPKINTTSPELVQVIVEFNQAPAKVDLQKEALKGKKISLTSAKEKVEASHKEFKAYVNSIKSKKKQALFETAEVEIKQEYKNAFNGVSMTLPGIAVEELLHSGTVKRIWSNAEVQLELPPEAKGISPKMADSIPQIGVDRLHDENIKGAGIKVGVLDTGIDYTHPDLAGAYKGYKAQTGQNPAAVNPASVKGWDFVADDADPMETTYNDWKETSDPEINPSTGSSYYTSHGTHVSGTVAAQQKNNVDYAVKGVAPEVDLYGYRVLGPYGSGYTEDVLAGIDKAVSDEMDVINLSLGASVNDPLYPTSVAINNAMLSGVVSVVSAGNAGPNEKTVGSPGTSAFGISVGASDAAISIPSFTAAVNDIRFESMKLLGKNFADQLNELEGQTLPFIYAGLGNPADFDGKDFNGKVALIERGVLTFDAKVQNAKNAGAAAVIIYNNADGDIPTYIGENTKYVPTFQLSKADGEKIKGLTESSITFNELKEVKTEGDSLADFSSRGPVNGNYDIKPDIVAPGVSIFSTYPEYMNHPEDGNDYTAAYTRMQGTSMAAPHITGVAALVLQQNPDLDPFEVKTAIMNTADDLKQNYSVFEVGAGRVDAYNAVHSKVSVKVLDTTENIENGEYVDIPEVTGSIGYGSRYTKEGAAVKDSRTLQIVNKTGKAQTYRTDVEYHQARKGVQDAIENKIQVAVPDTLKVGAGKTKDIQAKITVPENAEIGRYEGYIHLVNEQNPEEKFQVPFAIRVTDKGIDYTELLQPSVTNDTQFHQYASPGSPMIFKLKSPLKQFDLVLKDAKTGEPLGITGSFDGTNAVPDREYFIRLAFRGIIFPFTGNEDQPISEAPVRVPAGEYSLEMIGHDEDGKTYSVANVAVVDNTPPKVDLDVEPGVVEIDDSMLTEEDGYRGLWVHGSITDSTVDLLASKGYDYTQKSNTAAYYENNGPFIGGFLKLEDNGDTKFGVLPEEYETKPYQLRIFPWDIATAANVFASPNYVFMKEGTEHATNRYNKQSVKIGSEITMTLDLNNVKRFMSGEFEIDNTYSDIFKFQSVKVNRAFDALAKQKGVKVDLHEAEVTEKSVKVGASLSKEGFKGFDGDLPFLDVTFKIIDDTFYSSLALFNVTKLSYIKAGQTEPTILPAYSLERFNFISKHSQVTGSISPEAFLTSGGYLENKNDYSKMGFRVYAKAADGSTYPGTIDERGQFKIPGIPVSKDFHTVYIEANGHTITATKVMLSKPVDGKLYGISQRINPNTNLAGDINRDEMIDIRDLEIAVNHYGKTNPSNPNLDIDQDGIVGETDVRFIEKNFLAIGALAPEKAKPKEKIGKNGLAEFLKKIGLAPKNS
- a CDS encoding helix-turn-helix domain-containing protein — translated: MLEGKLIKFYREKEGFTQGELVQGICSVTHLSKIERGITEYSGEITFLLSKRLKIDLETEVIRYNKLNEKLTEWHEAMIMQRTQEVEILKNEIEQETLKDLPDYLILYRLLLSKYYLFTNQLEKAKQLIFTLNKQEHSLPAYEQNLLKHVLGIYYFLSAQFNDCIQILKSIDQTQYNHHEFYYHLAIAYHSIHSNITSYYYAEKALHYFRRTLNILRIIDTETIMIAQLNAKELHDFEDTKRKYDSLLKLCDACKAQDRKAKLYHNLAFEHSRRKLYREASDIYQTAMRLITTENPHYLTTFESYLSACHKGKLLPETELISLAKEGLQLCKKRNDRRFVDFQLLLYLFQKQEIRYYQYIESTALNHFRDSGYNILVDHYEKKLFHYFLKHNETEKALNLAESLLKGKRSFYDYE
- a CDS encoding LacI family DNA-binding transcriptional regulator yields the protein MATIKDIALLSNVSASTVSRVLNNDKLISVQEETRMRIFEAAKELGYKTIYERRITKRTEKKSLSIGIVLCQSLEEELNDPYFLSIRQGIEEELKNQGINNSAMFRLYDMETNQMVRDLDGILVVGIINDQALKMISNHSDNVVYVNHSPDEDLYDSVIIDFEKGTERALRHFLNAGHTEIGFIGGVEREHLNHAKVVVENQRLITFERIMEKEGILNQESIFIGEFTMASGYELMKKALNNPIYPKAFFISSDPMAIGALRAVQEAGLSVPDDVAIIGFDDIEMAKFCSTPLTTVKVHTKEMGKTGVKLLIDRIHGRKMPLKVTVSTELIIRQSCGVSQDAT
- a CDS encoding ABC transporter substrate-binding protein, with translation MKKLFKAFILTAAMTAIASGCSSQGSSGNGKTELTLFSTVTNESDQKTLTAVIKKFEDKNPDIDIKENYPADGYEGMLRVKMAANDMPDLFDTHGWAKNRYGEYTEDLSSMAWAESLDPALNPILKDDSGKVYAYPLNQAKDGITYNATLLEEYGIEPPSTFDEFMKALETIKKKSNGEVTPLWFAGSDKSAFGQFFDQFSTPLLVTDKENNFEKELLDGSFDWSNYTYLPEKLKEMFDKGLLNEDVLTAQNHQMTELMAQNKIGFIIGGGMLGPSVEELNPDVQLGVIPMPAIHEGDEQSWIGGERHTLAVWKDSKKKEEAKKFIEFISQPEIVKEIAEGTSLPPGLTNTESKNYYSEYFEKYKDIKVQPYFDRVFLPSGMWDPMGATGQELLTGTMTPKQVSNKMSEEYDRLLNQK
- a CDS encoding carbohydrate ABC transporter permease; its protein translation is MYLPALFAVSFFILYPFLNGLKISFTNWNGFSQTYDYVGFSQYLRMLQDPDTWLIVKNTLLYGLGSTFFQNIIGLLYALLLNQSIKMRSITRTIIYLPVIISPLIMGYIWYFFFSFQGGALNDVLVFLGLDKINALADPAINTWIIVFVNTYQFVGVAMIIYLAGLQSISKDFYEAAQIDGASSLQQFKNITLPLLMPSITINMVLNIIGGLKLFDVIVALTNGGPGNASQSMSTFMYDLYFNRQDAGYAATQGILMAVIILVISLAALMYFKRKEVEA
- a CDS encoding carbohydrate ABC transporter permease; this translates as MDYMNKRKKAVLSIIASLIALFHLVPFYILITTSLKAKGDFTSKWIFPDYFTVENFTEAWNMANLGNAFINTSVITFFSALLLIFFGSMAAYALARRQTKLNKFVYMLFIAIMVIPPLTALVPLYQLVVDIGMMNTHEIAIFNNVAAYLPLAIFLYAGFIRSTVPKELEEAAKIDGANTLVIFFKIVFPLLKPVTASILIISSVYIWNDYQFAIFFLQAEEVKTLTVALAGFFGQNANNLNLVAAAAIMAVAPMAILFLLLQKHFVKGLASGSVKG
- a CDS encoding alpha-glucosidase/alpha-galactosidase, producing the protein MKVTIIGAGSVVFAKRLISDILSYSELQETTFALTDIHAERLQTAEKMTKSIIEKNGNLAQVEAYLDRKQALADADYVLNLIQVGMHESTLLDFEIPRKYGLKQTIADTLGVGGIFRGLRTIPVLLDICKDMEEVCPDALLLNYTNPMAMLMLAIQKATPIKSVGLCHSVQNTAEELASYLGLPVDELEYKVAGINHMAWFLELKRNGKDLYPDLFESMEKEEIFAKDKVRFEMMKRLNYFITESSEHMSEYTPYFIKRDSLIKDFDIPIDEYIRRSEENLKHFDEMKQIINRNESFEVEKSHEYGAPIIHSIETGVNREIWGNVLNTNLISNLPENACVEVPCLVNKRGIQPIHIGDLPPHLAAMNMTNINVQQLVVEAVLTGNIDYVYQAVMLDPHTSSVLSLNEIWDMTAELIEAHGDRLPKFTKGRNLAKKAKAVSKSL